A stretch of the Phoenix dactylifera cultivar Barhee BC4 unplaced genomic scaffold, palm_55x_up_171113_PBpolish2nd_filt_p 000184F, whole genome shotgun sequence genome encodes the following:
- the LOC103711348 gene encoding uncharacterized protein LOC103711348: MFCGTGSFKRIDGEPGAPGSAPGSPRGSKRKGNKNPYSTRGLDKFSTVLAELEARRKKIMAKVGTEGVSMVRFVYSNSEDWIPIIVKLREDAKEEKTKLDDARKPKALPTPPPSPPSQPTSEVVKESSPPPVGSIDGKEVAKEAEPVTGRKVKWCFTWGRWRPSYYWPLVIVLILACLVMFGRVFAICCTSIWWYLVPTMNRGSGNVRRSVKKKDYGRRPSDKRLGSSLGVATSSQAKNVGGVQEMSSPKAHRNGKRG; the protein is encoded by the coding sequence ATGTTCTGCGGGACTGGAAGCTTCAAACGGATCGACGGGGAGCCAGGGGCTCCAGGTTCAGCTCCGGGGTCGCCGAGGGGATCTAAGAGGAAGGGCAACAAGAATCCATACTCGACGAGGGGGCTCGACAAGTTCTCGACCGTGCTCGCCGAACTCGAGGccaggaggaagaagatcatgGCAAAAGTTGGAACGGAGGGCGTCTCGATGGTGCGGTTCGTGTACTCGAACTCAGAAGACTGGATCCCAATCATTGTGAAGCTAAGAGAGGATGCGAAAGAAGAGAAAACAAAGCTGGATGATGCCAGGAAGCCGAAGGCGCTGCCGacgccgccgccgtcgccgccgaGCCAGCCTACTTCAGAGGTCGTCAAGGAGTCGTCGCCTCCTCCGGTTGGATCGATCGACGGTAAGGAAGTTGCGAAGGAGGCGGAGCCAGTAACGGGGAGGAAGGTGAAGTGGTGCTTCACCTGGGGGAGGTGGAGGCCTAGTTATTATTGGCCTTTGGTGATCGTGCTGATATTGGCTTGTTTGGTGATGTTTGGGAGGGTGTTTGCCATTTGTTGCACCTCCATATGGTGGTATTTGGTACCCACCATGAACCGAGGGAGTGGGAATGTAAGGAGATCTGTGAAGAAGAAGGACTATGGGAGGAGGCCAAGTGATAAGAGATTGGGTAGTAGTTTGGGGGTGGCAACTTCTTCTCAGGCCAAGAATGTGGGTGGTGTGCAAGAGATGTCATCACCTAAAGCCCATAGAAATGGGAAGAGAGGGTGA